CGAGTTCATTCAAGGGGGTCTGGTTTCTGTTCGGCAGGTCACGGCGCTTCCTTTTTACTCCCCACAGAAGACGAGCGGTCGCTTTTGTTTCCTCGTTTTTGGAAGCCCCTGCCTACCGCACGGCTGCTCTGGACACCCCGGCTCCTCGATGGACGAAGAAAGCCAAGCCGTCCAGCCCCGAGACCAGAGCTGCTGGGCCGCCCTGCCCGACGTGTGCCTGCGTCGCGTGTTCTGGTGGCTGGGAGACAGGGACAGGTCCCGGGCCGCCCTCGTCTGCAGAAAGTGGAACCAGATGATGTACTCGGCTGACCTCTGGCGGTACAGGACCATCACGTTCAGCGGGAGACCCTCCAGGGTGCACGCGTCCGAGTTCGAGTCGGCTCTTTGGTACGTGAAGAAATTTGGCCGCTATCTGGAGCACCTGGAGATCAAGTTTCTGAACCCTTACGATGCCGTGCTCACCGAGAGGTTCCAGGTCACCATGCGAGGCCTCCTGTCCTGTCTGGGCAAGAGCAACAACCGCCTGAAGTCGCTGTCCGTGCAGCACCTGGAGCTGGACCGTCCCGTCTGGAGGAACAGCACCCGCGGCTCGTTCATCAAGAGCCTGAGCTTCTTCTTGAAGAAAGCGGGAAGGCAGCTGGATCACCTCAGCCTCAAAGGGGCCAGGCTGACCGTGGAGCAGGGCTGCGCCGTGCTCGGCTCCCTGAGCTGCTCTCGGGGCGAGAGCCTGGTGTCCCAGCTCAACATCGAGGACTACTTCAGCCACCACCTGGCCGTCTACAGCAGCCCCCAGTTCAGCAAGACCATGGCCACGTTCCGCAGCCTGGTGTCCCTGACCCTCAACTACAACTGCATCTCGGACGAGCTGCTGGACGGCCTGTGCGAGAACAACGCCAGGACCCTCTGGACCATAAACATCAAGTGCCACGTCCACGACCCCCACGGCCAGGTCATCTGGGGCATGTCCTGGGCCAGACTGGCCAGGCGCGCCTCCAACCTCAAGGTGAACTTCTTCTTCGAGCGGGTCATGAAGCACGAGCGC
The Panthera uncia isolate 11264 unplaced genomic scaffold, Puncia_PCG_1.0 HiC_scaffold_992, whole genome shotgun sequence DNA segment above includes these coding regions:
- the LOC125918559 gene encoding F-box only protein 39, translating into MDEESQAVQPRDQSCWAALPDVCLRRVFWWLGDRDRSRAALVCRKWNQMMYSADLWRYRTITFSGRPSRVHASEFESALWYVKKFGRYLEHLEIKFLNPYDAVLTERFQVTMRGLLSCLGKSNNRLKSLSVQHLELDRPVWRNSTRGSFIKSLSFFLKKAGRQLDHLSLKGARLTVEQGCAVLGSLSCSRGESLVSQLNIEDYFSHHLAVYSSPQFSKTMATFRSLVSLTLNYNCISDELLDGLCENNARTLWTINIKCHVHDPHGQVIWGMSWARLARRASNLKVNFFFERVMKHERLARVLLQEIPVRGLSLRSCYFSDPDWSMRPTLTDLLPTFRHTLQKLTFEFNNNHESLDEELCFLVSSCRKLFYFKIWAFLDVRFVERILKSQEEGQCSLRTLKVRIYTNRYETNDEDRTLREIHRKYRKLIDSELNYFVIAYPMM